One genomic segment of Pseudomonas chlororaphis subsp. aurantiaca includes these proteins:
- a CDS encoding autoinducer binding domain-containing protein, giving the protein MEKRQDFMHWWNDLRMEMLKQQESAQVFALLEREVRSLGFDFYAYGVRHSIPFTRPKIDIYGSYPQAWIERYQQQNYAAIDPTILNGLRSTEMVIWSDALFGKGSVLWGEAREWGLRVGATLPIHTPDSALSVLSVARECTAISAVELGEIRLRLRCIIELATTRLGELGHPSSQVEQLELSAREREILQWTADGKSSGEIALILGISVNTVNFHLKVIQKKFGAANKTLAAAYAAVLGLI; this is encoded by the coding sequence ATGGAGAAACGACAGGATTTCATGCACTGGTGGAACGACCTGCGCATGGAGATGCTCAAGCAACAGGAAAGCGCACAGGTATTCGCGCTGCTGGAACGGGAAGTCCGGTCCCTGGGGTTTGATTTCTACGCTTACGGAGTCAGGCATTCGATACCTTTTACCCGCCCGAAAATCGATATCTATGGTTCTTATCCGCAAGCCTGGATAGAGCGTTACCAGCAACAGAACTACGCCGCGATCGACCCGACGATCCTCAACGGCCTGCGCTCCACGGAAATGGTGATCTGGAGCGACGCCTTGTTCGGCAAAGGCTCGGTGCTGTGGGGCGAGGCTCGGGAATGGGGTTTGCGGGTGGGCGCCACCTTGCCCATCCACACGCCCGACAGCGCCCTGAGCGTGTTGTCGGTGGCCCGGGAATGCACGGCGATCAGCGCCGTGGAACTGGGAGAAATCCGCCTGCGCCTGCGCTGCATCATCGAACTGGCAACCACGCGCCTCGGCGAACTCGGGCACCCCAGCAGCCAGGTCGAACAGCTGGAGCTGAGCGCGCGCGAGCGGGAAATCCTGCAATGGACGGCCGACGGCAAGAGTTCCGGGGAGATAGCCCTGATCCTGGGCATCTCGGTGAATACCGTGAACTTCCACCTCAAGGTCATCCAGAAGAAATTCGGCGCGGCCAACAAGACCCTGGCCGCCGCCTATGCCGCCGTCCTGGGGCTGATCTGA
- a CDS encoding alpha/beta fold hydrolase, with product MWRNHCVIEKAFNDYCVHVEQLGNDPQRKTVLLVNGAMATTTAFARTSRCLAEHFNVVMFDLPFSGNSRPHNPDQRLVTKDDEVAILLALIERFKVNHVVSTSWGGLSTLLALTHNPDTVESSVVMSFTPTLNPPMLDYISGAQALLERQDSGGIGHLLNGTLGKHLPPRLKVANQLHMATLVDAERHQVCFHIEQALRLNQGTFVQRLAAIDSHVHFINGAWDEYTPAQDAQQFRRYVRDCSFAVVEGSGHFLDLESRTAADGVHRALLAQLLPSAREPATAVEPITRLRFA from the coding sequence ATGTGGCGTAACCATTGTGTGATCGAAAAAGCGTTCAACGACTACTGTGTGCATGTCGAACAATTGGGCAACGACCCGCAACGCAAGACGGTGTTGCTGGTCAACGGCGCCATGGCCACCACCACCGCCTTCGCCCGCACCAGCCGCTGCCTGGCCGAACATTTCAATGTGGTGATGTTCGACCTGCCGTTCTCCGGCAACTCGCGGCCGCACAACCCGGACCAGCGCCTGGTGACCAAGGACGACGAAGTGGCGATCCTGCTGGCGCTGATCGAGCGCTTCAAGGTCAACCATGTGGTGTCCACCTCCTGGGGCGGCCTGTCGACCCTGCTGGCCCTGACCCACAACCCGGATACGGTGGAAAGCTCGGTGGTGATGTCCTTCACCCCGACCCTCAACCCGCCGATGCTCGATTACATAAGCGGCGCCCAGGCCTTGCTGGAGCGGCAGGACAGCGGCGGGATCGGCCACCTGCTCAACGGCACCCTGGGCAAGCACCTGCCACCGCGCCTGAAGGTCGCCAACCAGCTGCACATGGCCACCCTGGTGGACGCCGAGCGGCACCAGGTGTGCTTTCATATCGAACAGGCGCTCAGGCTCAACCAGGGCACCTTCGTCCAGCGCCTGGCAGCGATCGACAGCCATGTGCATTTCATCAATGGCGCGTGGGACGAATACACCCCGGCGCAGGATGCCCAGCAGTTCCGCCGTTATGTCCGCGATTGCAGCTTCGCGGTGGTCGAGGGCAGCGGGCATTTTCTCGACCTGGAATCGAGAACCGCCGCCGACGGCGTGCATCGCGCGCTACTCGCCCAGTTGCTGCCGAGCGCCCGCGAGCCGGCCACCGCTGTGGAACCCATCACCCGCCTGCGTTTTGCCTGA
- the acnB gene encoding bifunctional aconitate hydratase 2/2-methylisocitrate dehydratase yields MLEAYRKHIEERAALGIVPQPLNAEQTAGLVELLKNPPAGEEAFLVDLITHRVPPGVDEAAYVKAGFLSALAKGEAQSPLLDKKRAVELLGTMQGGYNIVTLVELLDDAELAPVAAAQLKHTLLMFDAFHDVAEKAKNGNVHAQAVLQSWADGEWFKNRPVLADKISLRVFKVPGETNTDDLSPAPDAWSRPDIPLHALAMLKMARDGIVPDQQGAIGPMKQIEQMRNDGFPIAYVGDVVGTGSSRKSATNSVLWFFGDDVPYVPNKRAGGFCFGSKIAPIFYNTMEDAGALPIEFDVSKMNMGDVIDLYPHAGKVTKHNSDEVLATFEMKTPVLLDEVRAGGRIPLIIGRGLTEKARAELGLPPSDLFKKPEAPAESTKGFTLAQKMVGKACGVKGVRPGTYCEPKMTTVGSQDTTGPMTRDELKDLACLGFSTDLVMQSFCHTAAYPKPIDVTTHHTLPDFIMTRGGVSLRPGDGIIHSWLNRMLLPDTVGTGGDSHTRFPIGISFPAGSGLVAFAAATGVMPLDMPESILVRFKGKLQPGVTLRDLVHAIPYYAIQKGLLTVEKKGKKNAFSGRILEIEGLETLTVEQAFELSDASAERSAAGCTIKLSKESIAEYLQSNITLLRWMIGEGYGDARTLERRAQAMEAWLANPELLEADKDAEYAEVIEIDLADVKEPVLCAPNDPDDARLLSSVAGEKIDEVFIGSCMTNIGHFRAAGKLLDQVKGQLPTRLWLSPPTKMDAHQLTEEGYYGIYGKAGARMEMPGCSLCMGNQARVEPNSTVVSTSTRNFPNRLGDGANVYLASAELASVASILGRLPTVEEYMEYAGKIDSMAADVYRYLSFDQIAEFREAAANAKIPVVQA; encoded by the coding sequence GTGCTTGAAGCCTACCGCAAACATATCGAAGAGCGTGCAGCCCTGGGTATCGTTCCCCAGCCGCTAAACGCCGAACAAACTGCAGGCCTGGTCGAGCTGCTGAAGAATCCCCCCGCTGGCGAAGAAGCCTTCCTCGTTGACCTGATCACCCATCGCGTTCCGCCAGGAGTCGACGAAGCCGCCTATGTAAAGGCCGGTTTCCTCTCCGCGCTGGCCAAAGGCGAAGCCCAATCCCCTCTGCTGGACAAGAAGCGCGCCGTTGAACTGCTGGGCACCATGCAGGGCGGCTACAACATCGTGACCCTGGTCGAGCTGCTGGACGACGCCGAGCTGGCTCCGGTCGCGGCCGCACAGCTCAAGCACACCCTGCTGATGTTCGATGCCTTCCACGACGTCGCGGAAAAAGCCAAGAACGGCAACGTTCACGCCCAAGCCGTACTGCAATCCTGGGCCGACGGCGAGTGGTTCAAGAACCGCCCGGTACTGGCCGACAAGATCAGCCTGCGTGTGTTCAAGGTGCCTGGCGAAACCAACACCGACGACCTGTCCCCTGCCCCGGATGCCTGGTCCCGTCCTGACATCCCGCTGCACGCCCTGGCCATGCTGAAAATGGCCCGTGACGGCATCGTTCCGGACCAGCAAGGCGCCATCGGCCCGATGAAACAGATCGAGCAGATGCGCAACGACGGCTTCCCGATCGCCTACGTCGGCGACGTGGTCGGTACCGGTTCGTCCCGTAAATCGGCGACCAACTCCGTACTGTGGTTCTTCGGCGACGACGTTCCTTACGTGCCGAACAAGCGCGCGGGCGGCTTCTGCTTCGGCAGCAAGATCGCACCGATCTTCTACAACACCATGGAAGACGCCGGCGCCCTGCCGATCGAATTCGATGTGTCGAAGATGAACATGGGCGACGTGATCGACCTGTACCCGCACGCCGGTAAAGTCACCAAGCACAACAGCGACGAAGTCCTGGCCACCTTCGAAATGAAGACCCCGGTCCTGCTCGACGAAGTCCGTGCCGGCGGCCGTATCCCGCTGATCATCGGCCGTGGCCTGACCGAGAAGGCACGCGCCGAACTGGGCCTGCCACCTTCGGACCTGTTCAAGAAGCCGGAAGCTCCGGCCGAAAGCACCAAGGGCTTCACCCTGGCGCAGAAAATGGTCGGCAAGGCGTGCGGCGTCAAAGGCGTGCGTCCAGGCACCTACTGCGAACCGAAGATGACCACCGTCGGCTCCCAGGACACCACTGGCCCGATGACCCGTGACGAACTGAAGGACCTGGCTTGCCTGGGCTTCTCTACCGATCTGGTGATGCAGTCGTTCTGCCACACCGCGGCCTATCCGAAGCCGATCGACGTCACCACCCACCACACCCTGCCTGACTTCATCATGACCCGTGGCGGCGTATCCCTGCGTCCGGGCGACGGCATCATCCACAGCTGGCTGAACCGCATGCTGCTGCCGGATACCGTCGGCACCGGTGGCGACTCCCACACCCGTTTCCCGATCGGCATCTCGTTCCCTGCCGGTTCCGGCCTGGTGGCCTTCGCCGCCGCCACTGGCGTCATGCCGCTGGACATGCCGGAATCGATCCTGGTCCGCTTCAAGGGCAAGCTGCAGCCTGGCGTCACCCTGCGTGACCTGGTCCACGCCATCCCTTACTACGCGATCCAGAAAGGCCTGCTGACCGTCGAGAAGAAAGGCAAGAAGAACGCCTTCTCCGGCCGCATCCTGGAGATCGAAGGTCTGGAAACCCTGACCGTCGAGCAAGCCTTCGAACTGTCCGATGCCTCGGCCGAGCGTTCGGCTGCCGGTTGCACCATCAAGCTGTCCAAAGAGTCGATCGCCGAATACCTGCAGTCGAACATCACCCTGCTGCGCTGGATGATCGGCGAAGGCTACGGCGATGCCCGTACCCTGGAGCGTCGCGCTCAAGCCATGGAAGCCTGGCTGGCCAACCCTGAGCTGCTGGAAGCCGACAAGGACGCCGAATACGCCGAAGTCATCGAGATCGACCTGGCCGACGTCAAGGAGCCTGTGCTCTGCGCGCCGAACGACCCGGACGACGCTCGCCTGCTCTCCAGCGTGGCTGGCGAGAAGATCGACGAAGTGTTCATCGGTTCCTGCATGACCAACATCGGCCACTTCCGTGCTGCCGGCAAGCTGCTGGATCAGGTCAAGGGCCAGCTGCCAACCCGCCTGTGGCTGTCGCCGCCGACCAAGATGGACGCTCACCAGCTGACCGAGGAAGGCTACTACGGCATCTACGGCAAGGCTGGCGCGCGCATGGAAATGCCGGGCTGCTCGCTGTGCATGGGTAACCAGGCCCGCGTCGAGCCGAACTCCACCGTGGTTTCGACTTCGACCCGTAACTTCCCGAACCGTCTGGGTGACGGCGCGAACGTCTACCTGGCTTCGGCCGAGCTGGCGTCCGTTGCGTCCATCCTGGGTCGCCTGCCGACCGTCGAGGAGTACATGGAATACGCCGGCAAGATCGACAGCATGGCAGCGGACGTGTACCGCTACCTGAGCTTCGACCAGATCGCCGAGTTCCGTGAGGCTGCTGCGAACGCCAAGATTCCGGTGGTTCAAGCCTAA
- a CDS encoding DUF1289 domain-containing protein, producing the protein MPNQTIKTPCVGLCSTVYGDLVCRGCKRFHHEVIHWNGYNEEEKRAVWLRLEQLLVQVMAAKLEVFDPQRLREQLEQRKIRFVPHQSEYCWAYQLIARGARVINQLEAYGMVLLPEFRDWELPELRDAIDREFFLLSEAHYQRYIAPGFLKDAFGA; encoded by the coding sequence ATGCCCAATCAGACGATCAAGACCCCCTGCGTCGGCCTCTGCTCCACTGTCTACGGTGACCTGGTGTGCCGTGGCTGCAAGCGTTTCCACCATGAAGTGATCCACTGGAACGGCTACAACGAGGAAGAAAAGCGCGCGGTGTGGCTGCGTCTCGAGCAATTGCTGGTGCAGGTGATGGCGGCCAAGCTGGAAGTCTTCGATCCCCAGCGGCTGCGCGAGCAACTGGAGCAGCGCAAGATCCGCTTCGTGCCGCACCAGTCGGAATATTGCTGGGCCTATCAGCTGATCGCCCGCGGGGCGCGGGTGATCAACCAGCTGGAAGCCTATGGGATGGTGTTGCTGCCGGAGTTTCGCGACTGGGAACTGCCGGAATTGCGCGATGCCATCGATCGGGAGTTTTTCCTCCTGTCGGAGGCCCACTACCAGCGTTATATCGCCCCGGGGTTTCTCAAGGACGCCTTTGGCGCCTGA
- a CDS encoding universal stress protein, whose translation MQAIRSILVVIEPEHSESLALKRAKLIAGVTQAHLHLLVCDKKHEHSALLSVLKSSLLSEGYSVTTEQAWNDSLHGTIIDVQQAEGCGLVIKQHFADNPLKKALLTPADWKLLRYCPSPVLLVKTAKPWTGGVILAAIDVGNTDGEHRTLHASIIDHGFDIASLAKAQLHVISAHPSPMLSASDPVFQLKETIEARYREQCKAFQAEFDIDDTHLHIEEGPADVLIPHTAHELQAALTIIGTVARTGISGALIGNTAEVVLDALESDVLVLKPEVIMDHLEEVASKH comes from the coding sequence ATGCAAGCCATCCGCAGCATCCTGGTGGTCATCGAGCCCGAGCATTCCGAAAGCCTCGCGCTCAAGCGCGCCAAGCTGATCGCCGGGGTGACCCAGGCCCATCTGCACCTGCTGGTGTGCGACAAGAAGCACGAGCATTCGGCGCTGTTGAGCGTGCTCAAGAGCAGCCTGCTCAGCGAGGGCTACAGCGTGACCACCGAGCAGGCCTGGAACGACAGCCTGCACGGCACCATCATCGACGTGCAGCAGGCCGAAGGCTGTGGCCTGGTGATCAAGCAGCACTTTGCCGACAACCCGCTGAAAAAGGCCCTGCTCACCCCCGCCGACTGGAAACTGCTGCGCTACTGCCCAAGCCCGGTGCTGCTGGTGAAAACCGCCAAGCCCTGGACCGGCGGCGTAATCCTGGCGGCCATCGACGTCGGCAATACGGATGGCGAGCACCGCACCCTGCATGCCAGCATCATCGACCATGGTTTCGACATCGCCAGCCTGGCCAAGGCGCAGCTGCATGTGATCAGCGCCCATCCGTCGCCCATGCTGTCGGCGTCCGACCCGGTGTTCCAGCTCAAGGAAACCATCGAGGCGCGCTACCGCGAGCAGTGCAAGGCGTTCCAGGCCGAATTCGACATCGACGATACCCACCTGCATATAGAAGAAGGCCCGGCGGACGTGCTGATCCCGCACACCGCCCATGAATTGCAGGCAGCGCTGACCATCATCGGCACCGTGGCGCGCACCGGGATTTCCGGGGCGCTGATCGGCAACACCGCGGAAGTGGTGCTCGATGCCCTGGAAAGCGACGTGCTGGTGCTCAAGCCGGAGGTGATCATGGACCACCTGGAAGAGGTGGCCAGCAAGCATTGA
- a CDS encoding tRNA-(ms[2]io[6]A)-hydroxylase has protein sequence MNLPEIHEFLGCRTPDAWVRAALADQETLLIDHKNCEFKAASTALSLIAKYHSHVDLINMMSRLAREELVHHEQVMRLMKRRKIELRQLSAGRYASGLRKVVRSHEPVKLVDTLVVGAFIEARSCERFEALVPHLDEELGKFYFGLLKSEARHFQGYLKLAYQYGDAKDIAQVIEKVRAAERELIESPDVEFRFHSGVPAL, from the coding sequence ATGAACCTGCCGGAAATCCATGAGTTCCTCGGCTGCCGCACGCCGGATGCCTGGGTCCGAGCGGCCCTGGCGGATCAGGAAACCCTGCTGATCGACCACAAGAACTGCGAATTCAAGGCGGCCAGCACGGCCCTGAGCCTGATCGCCAAGTACCACTCCCATGTCGACCTGATCAACATGATGTCGCGCCTGGCCCGGGAAGAGCTGGTGCACCACGAACAGGTCATGCGCCTGATGAAGCGGCGCAAGATCGAACTGCGCCAGCTGTCGGCCGGGCGTTATGCCTCGGGCCTGCGCAAGGTGGTGCGCAGCCACGAACCGGTGAAGCTGGTGGATACCCTGGTGGTCGGCGCCTTTATCGAGGCCCGCAGCTGCGAGCGTTTCGAGGCGCTGGTGCCGCACCTGGACGAAGAACTGGGCAAGTTCTACTTCGGCCTGCTGAAAAGCGAGGCCCGGCACTTCCAGGGTTACCTGAAGCTGGCCTATCAGTACGGCGACGCCAAGGATATCGCCCAGGTGATCGAGAAGGTGCGCGCCGCCGAGCGCGAACTGATCGAGTCGCCGGACGTCGAGTTCCGTTTCCACAGCGGCGTGCCTGCTCTGTAA
- a CDS encoding winged helix-turn-helix domain-containing protein: MDNPGLGKVLLVEDDEKLAGLIAHFLSQHGFEVLTVHRGDVALAAFLEFQPKIVVLDLMLPGQSGLHVCREIRNVADTPIVILTAKEDDLDHILGLESGADDYVIKPIKPPVLLARLRALQRRQLPEPTVRGALEFGRLTLDRSCREVRLAGESIELTTMEFELLWLLASSAGKILSRDDILNRMRGIAFDGLNRSVDVYISKLRGKLQDNPREPVCIKTIWGKGYLFNPFAWEL, translated from the coding sequence ATGGATAACCCGGGTCTTGGCAAAGTATTGCTGGTGGAAGATGACGAGAAGCTCGCCGGGCTGATCGCGCACTTCCTGTCCCAACACGGTTTCGAGGTCCTGACGGTACATCGTGGCGATGTGGCGCTGGCGGCCTTTCTCGAGTTCCAGCCGAAAATCGTCGTCCTCGACCTGATGCTGCCGGGCCAGAGCGGCCTGCATGTGTGCCGGGAAATCCGCAACGTGGCGGACACGCCCATCGTCATTCTCACCGCCAAGGAAGACGACCTGGACCATATCCTGGGCCTGGAGTCCGGCGCCGACGACTATGTGATCAAGCCAATCAAGCCGCCGGTGCTGCTGGCCCGCCTGCGCGCCCTGCAACGGCGCCAGTTGCCGGAGCCGACGGTGCGCGGCGCGCTGGAATTCGGCCGCCTGACCCTCGACCGCAGTTGCCGCGAAGTGCGCCTGGCCGGCGAGTCGATCGAGCTGACCACCATGGAGTTCGAGCTGCTGTGGCTGCTGGCCAGTTCGGCGGGCAAGATCCTCTCCCGCGACGACATCCTCAACCGCATGCGCGGCATCGCCTTCGACGGCCTCAACCGCAGCGTCGATGTCTACATCAGCAAGCTGCGCGGCAAACTCCAGGACAACCCCCGCGAGCCGGTGTGCATCAAGACCATCTGGGGCAAGGGCTATCTGTTCAATCCGTTCGCGTGGGAGCTCTAG